A DNA window from Lysobacter silvisoli contains the following coding sequences:
- a CDS encoding serine/threonine-protein kinase, translated as MSSLDPRALALFDELIDLPTAERTRRLAALAAEDAPLHAAVRALLLADDEHTGLLDRSAVEIVAAHQSEEEPDEAPAGEDPRLGRRLGAWRLDRLIARGGMGDVYEAHRDDDQYQQRVAIKCVRAELASPELVAAFRDERNHLARLDHPGIAALIDGGVEPGGQPWFALRYVEGEPIDRWCDRRRAGLRQRVEALIQAVDALAYAHAQGVLHRDIKPSNLLVDADGRVQLVDFGLSATFEAMAGVQEARIGLTPDYAAPEVLDHAVAGTAADVYALGVLMYRLLSAQWPTPQHSLSALMPNAPRQRPQPMPQRLARLRDPAEANAIARQRGVASAAALARELAGDLSAIALKAVAAQPQDRYASVRAFADDLRRWCEHRPVHARPLGPWAHARKLVRRHRIAAGLSAALLLVLCSGLGIALWQHQRALREAEASHAVSELFASTLGNATLSGLGTAAFSSQDLLDKSESELRKLDLRGQPQLQARSFATLARSYAVIGDYRHADALAAEAQRALNGETDEEGYVAATRLSLLNTRGRYADAARLAQTQLGELEGRHDPAAHQNKVTYGVELALAQWGQGDPPGALLTLDRTLSQARTLSQGRDELTAQLLILRGDFRARLLRQREAEADLKRAIALAEPINPVLADDGLEQLALMLNRGHIPAGLAMAERLLQHRRRTLGERHPKTGRAWVLLGYAQYTHGQRDLARPQILAGQKLIEAAYGHEHPEYAASLLLASPALAGQRRNNVDALREAVGIYERTLGPKHESTLAARLQLAARLHDLPPETVRPSDHLQAERMLEDNIRIKRAAGLPTTLETIFLAHSLLLHGPRSELPRAEALLAQLRPDAPRHFDPDNRYRLMIDQFWIQVRYLGGHRAEADREFARTIRQRGGKPGFVSNLTVHDSYSYRALYAYETCRRGEAIALLERTVAADLRIFGEEGFPTRDAKGYLDNLRRHGRMINTTGAQLVPAYELAEANARAARCGPRAATGP; from the coding sequence ATGAGCAGCCTCGACCCGCGCGCGCTCGCGCTGTTCGACGAACTGATCGACTTGCCCACCGCCGAGCGGACGCGCCGCTTGGCCGCGCTGGCCGCCGAAGACGCGCCCTTGCATGCCGCGGTGCGCGCGCTGCTGCTGGCCGACGACGAGCACACCGGGCTGCTGGACCGCTCTGCGGTCGAAATCGTCGCCGCGCACCAGTCGGAAGAAGAGCCCGACGAAGCTCCGGCCGGCGAAGACCCGCGCCTGGGCCGGCGCTTGGGCGCCTGGCGCCTGGACCGCTTGATCGCGCGCGGCGGCATGGGCGACGTGTACGAAGCGCATCGCGACGACGACCAGTACCAGCAGCGCGTCGCGATCAAATGCGTGCGCGCCGAACTGGCCTCGCCCGAACTGGTGGCCGCGTTCCGCGACGAGCGCAACCACTTGGCCCGTCTCGACCATCCCGGCATCGCCGCCCTGATCGACGGCGGCGTCGAGCCGGGCGGCCAACCCTGGTTCGCGCTGCGCTATGTCGAAGGCGAACCGATCGACCGCTGGTGCGACCGCCGCCGGGCGGGCCTGCGCCAGCGCGTCGAAGCGCTGATCCAGGCCGTCGACGCGCTGGCCTACGCGCATGCGCAAGGCGTGCTGCACCGGGACATCAAGCCGTCCAACCTATTGGTCGATGCCGACGGCCGCGTGCAGCTGGTCGACTTCGGCCTGTCGGCCACCTTCGAAGCCATGGCCGGCGTGCAGGAAGCGCGCATCGGCCTGACCCCGGATTACGCCGCGCCGGAAGTGCTCGACCACGCCGTGGCCGGCACCGCCGCCGACGTCTACGCCCTGGGTGTGCTGATGTACCGCCTGCTCAGCGCGCAGTGGCCCACGCCGCAACACAGCCTTAGCGCGCTGATGCCCAATGCGCCGCGGCAGCGGCCTCAACCGATGCCGCAGCGTCTGGCGCGGTTGCGCGACCCCGCCGAAGCCAACGCCATCGCCCGCCAACGCGGCGTGGCCAGCGCCGCTGCGCTCGCGCGCGAGCTGGCCGGCGATCTGTCGGCGATCGCGCTCAAGGCCGTCGCCGCGCAGCCGCAGGACCGCTACGCCAGCGTGCGCGCGTTCGCCGACGACCTGCGGCGCTGGTGCGAACACCGCCCCGTGCACGCGCGCCCGCTGGGGCCGTGGGCGCACGCGCGCAAACTGGTGCGCCGCCACCGCATCGCCGCCGGCCTCAGCGCGGCCTTGCTGCTGGTGCTGTGCAGCGGTCTGGGCATAGCCCTGTGGCAGCACCAGCGCGCGCTGCGCGAGGCCGAGGCCAGTCACGCGGTCAGCGAGCTGTTCGCATCGACTTTGGGCAACGCCACACTGTCCGGATTGGGCACGGCGGCGTTCTCCTCTCAGGATCTGCTCGACAAATCCGAATCCGAGCTGCGCAAGCTGGACTTGCGCGGGCAACCGCAACTGCAAGCGCGCAGCTTCGCGACCCTGGCGCGCAGCTACGCGGTGATCGGCGACTACCGCCATGCCGACGCGCTGGCGGCCGAGGCGCAGCGTGCGCTGAACGGCGAAACCGACGAGGAGGGGTATGTGGCGGCCACCCGCCTTTCCCTGCTCAACACCCGCGGACGCTACGCCGATGCCGCACGGCTGGCGCAGACCCAGCTGGGCGAACTGGAAGGCCGTCACGACCCCGCCGCGCATCAGAACAAGGTCACCTACGGCGTCGAACTGGCGCTGGCCCAATGGGGCCAGGGCGATCCGCCGGGCGCGCTGCTCACCCTGGACCGGACCCTGTCGCAGGCGCGAACGCTGAGTCAGGGTCGCGACGAACTGACCGCGCAGCTGCTGATCCTGCGCGGCGATTTCCGCGCCCGACTGCTGCGTCAGCGCGAAGCCGAGGCCGATCTGAAGCGCGCCATAGCGCTGGCCGAACCGATCAACCCGGTGCTGGCCGACGACGGGCTGGAACAGCTCGCCCTGATGCTCAACCGCGGCCATATCCCCGCCGGCCTGGCCATGGCCGAACGCCTGCTGCAGCACCGCCGCCGCACCCTGGGCGAACGGCACCCCAAGACCGGACGCGCCTGGGTGCTGCTGGGCTACGCCCAGTACACGCATGGCCAGCGCGACCTGGCCAGGCCGCAGATACTGGCCGGGCAGAAGCTGATCGAAGCCGCGTACGGCCACGAGCACCCCGAGTACGCCGCATCGCTGCTGCTGGCGTCTCCGGCGCTGGCCGGCCAGCGCCGCAACAACGTCGACGCCCTGCGCGAGGCCGTGGGCATCTATGAGCGCACCTTGGGCCCGAAGCACGAAAGCACCCTGGCCGCGCGCCTGCAGCTGGCCGCGCGCCTGCACGACCTGCCGCCGGAGACGGTCCGGCCCAGCGATCATCTGCAGGCCGAGCGTATGCTGGAAGACAACATCCGGATCAAGCGCGCCGCCGGCCTGCCGACCACGCTGGAAACCATCTTCCTGGCCCATTCGCTGCTGCTGCACGGTCCACGCAGCGAGTTGCCGCGCGCCGAGGCCCTGCTGGCCCAGCTGCGGCCGGACGCGCCACGCCACTTCGATCCGGACAACCGCTACCGGTTGATGATCGACCAGTTCTGGATCCAGGTGCGCTACCTGGGCGGCCATCGCGCCGAGGCCGATCGCGAATTCGCCCGCACCATCCGGCAGCGCGGAGGCAAGCCCGGCTTCGTATCCAACCTGACGGTGCACGATTCGTATTCGTACCGCGCGCTGTACGCTTACGAAACCTGCCGCCGCGGCGAAGCCATCGCCCTGCTCGAGCGCACGGTCGCCGCCGACCTCCGCATCTTCGGCGAAGAGGGCTTCCCGACCCGCGACGCCAAGGGCTACCTGGACAACCTGCGCCGGCACGGCCGCATGATCAACACCACCGGCGCGCAACTGGTCCCGGCCTACGAACTGGCTGAAGCCAACGCGCGCGCAGCGCGTTGCGGACCGCGTGCGGCCACAGGCCCATGA
- a CDS encoding serine/threonine-protein kinase, with the protein MTRIGARALELFDELIDLAETERAQRLHEVAMQDAALHAAVMDLLRADGDAAGWLEHSPAELIAARQTALQRDEADPAPDPRVGTRLGPWRIDRLIARGGIGSVYEAHRDDGQYQQRVALKCLRAELSGRERIAAFLTERQHLARLDHPGIAAVVDGGVEPQGQPWFAMRYVDGERIDRWCDRHRASVAQRVDLLIQAAQALAHAHAQGLAHGHIKPSNLLVGADGRVQLVDFGLSAAFVGLVGADEARDRSAAGPATDVYALGVLMYRLLSAQWPTPLHALGALIPGAIPGERQSMDRLLAQIADPQEQQRIADARGTAHLPALMRRLGGDLSAIALKAVAPQAQDRYASASEFAEDLRRWREHRPVDARPVGAWTRARLLLRRHPAAFGLVAMLLLAIVGSSILIYWQSQNTLREARASQAVSALFAATLGTATLSGLGAAPFSSQSLLQKTETELRKLDLRGQPLLLAHSLATLARGRATIGDYARAEALADEAQRALQGEPDDEGYVAATRIAMLNTRGRYAEAAAQAQAQLDELRGEGDRSSRRRSAGLGMELALAQWGLGHPPDALRSLEAALHSARTLGSGNEELLAQLLIQRSRFRFQFLDMTGARRDAQQAISLIDARNPVLADDARELLLEVSIRNQMHPDLALAQRILSGRRRTLGDRHPKTGMAWVLLAYAQFPPKTDPALARRNAAHGLTLVESAYGRNHPQYALALLNASRAIARGSMDNADQLREVLRIFDRTLGPSHALTIRARGILAARLQEQAPALARPSDIRESIALLHQNYEFNRKIGIPLTWDEVYLARALILHGRREDLPRAQALLRSADQGFARYFAPGDGRLPETGAYLGDVLRYLQGGRAEADIAFAAAIERYRDNDSFVARQALRDSLLYRALHAYETCDRDRALAFLDQVLAVDRLSLREQDVAPRESRGYLDALRRHDRMINTSGAYTIPAYALDEANARAASCRPR; encoded by the coding sequence ATGACCCGCATTGGCGCGCGCGCACTGGAATTGTTCGACGAGCTGATCGATCTGGCGGAGACCGAGCGCGCGCAGCGACTGCATGAAGTGGCCATGCAGGATGCGGCGCTGCATGCCGCGGTCATGGACCTGCTGCGCGCGGACGGCGATGCCGCCGGCTGGCTGGAGCATTCGCCGGCCGAGCTGATCGCGGCCAGACAGACCGCCCTCCAACGCGACGAAGCCGATCCCGCACCGGACCCGCGCGTGGGCACGCGCCTGGGCCCGTGGCGCATCGATCGGCTGATCGCGCGCGGCGGCATCGGCAGCGTGTACGAAGCCCACCGCGACGACGGCCAGTACCAGCAGCGCGTCGCCCTCAAATGCCTGCGTGCCGAACTCAGCGGCCGCGAGCGTATCGCCGCCTTCCTGACCGAACGCCAGCACCTGGCGCGGCTGGACCATCCTGGTATCGCCGCCGTGGTCGACGGCGGCGTCGAACCGCAGGGCCAGCCCTGGTTCGCGATGCGCTACGTCGACGGCGAGCGCATCGACCGCTGGTGCGACCGCCACCGCGCCAGCGTGGCCCAGCGCGTGGACTTGCTGATCCAAGCGGCGCAGGCGCTGGCGCACGCCCACGCACAGGGCCTGGCGCATGGCCACATCAAACCCTCCAACCTGCTGGTCGGCGCCGACGGCCGCGTGCAGCTGGTGGACTTCGGCCTCTCGGCCGCCTTCGTCGGCCTGGTCGGCGCGGACGAGGCCCGCGACCGCAGCGCGGCGGGGCCGGCCACCGACGTCTACGCGTTGGGCGTGCTGATGTACCGCCTGCTGAGCGCGCAATGGCCCACGCCCTTGCACGCCTTGGGCGCGCTGATCCCGGGCGCCATTCCCGGCGAGCGCCAGTCCATGGACCGTCTGCTCGCGCAGATCGCCGATCCCCAAGAGCAGCAACGCATCGCCGATGCGCGCGGCACGGCCCATCTGCCTGCGCTGATGCGCCGCCTCGGCGGCGACCTGTCGGCCATCGCGCTCAAGGCGGTGGCGCCGCAAGCGCAGGACCGCTACGCCAGCGCCAGCGAATTCGCCGAAGACCTGCGGCGCTGGCGCGAACACCGGCCCGTGGACGCGCGCCCGGTCGGCGCCTGGACGCGCGCGCGCCTGCTGCTACGCCGCCATCCCGCCGCCTTCGGTCTGGTCGCCATGTTGCTGCTGGCCATCGTCGGCAGTTCCATCCTGATCTACTGGCAAAGCCAGAACACCTTGCGCGAAGCGCGCGCCTCGCAGGCGGTCAGCGCCCTGTTCGCCGCCACGCTGGGCACGGCGACTTTGTCCGGTCTGGGCGCCGCGCCGTTTTCTTCGCAAAGCCTGCTGCAGAAGACCGAAACCGAATTGCGCAAGCTCGATCTGCGTGGGCAGCCGCTGCTGCTGGCGCACAGCTTGGCGACCCTGGCGCGCGGCCGCGCGACCATCGGCGACTACGCCCGCGCCGAGGCCCTGGCCGACGAGGCGCAACGCGCGCTGCAAGGCGAGCCCGACGACGAGGGCTACGTCGCCGCCACCCGCATCGCCATGCTCAACACCCGCGGACGCTACGCCGAAGCCGCCGCCCAGGCGCAGGCGCAATTGGACGAGCTGCGTGGGGAGGGCGACCGCAGTTCGCGCCGACGCAGCGCCGGCCTGGGCATGGAATTGGCCCTGGCGCAGTGGGGGTTGGGTCATCCCCCCGATGCCTTGCGCTCGCTCGAAGCCGCGTTGCATTCCGCACGCACGCTCGGCTCGGGCAACGAAGAACTGCTGGCCCAGCTATTGATCCAGCGCAGCCGCTTCCGCTTCCAGTTCCTGGACATGACCGGCGCGCGCCGGGATGCGCAGCAGGCCATCTCCTTGATCGATGCGCGCAATCCAGTGTTGGCCGACGACGCCCGCGAACTGCTGCTGGAGGTGTCCATCCGCAATCAGATGCATCCTGACCTGGCGCTGGCGCAACGCATACTGAGCGGCCGCCGCCGAACGCTCGGCGATCGGCATCCCAAGACCGGCATGGCCTGGGTCTTGCTGGCGTACGCGCAGTTCCCGCCCAAAACCGATCCCGCACTCGCGCGGCGCAACGCCGCCCACGGACTGACCCTGGTCGAAAGCGCCTATGGCCGCAACCATCCTCAGTATGCACTGGCCTTGCTCAACGCCTCCAGGGCGATCGCGCGCGGATCGATGGACAACGCCGACCAACTTCGCGAAGTCCTGCGTATTTTCGACCGCACCTTGGGCCCGAGCCACGCACTCACCATACGTGCGCGCGGCATCCTGGCCGCACGTCTGCAAGAACAAGCGCCGGCGCTCGCGCGGCCCAGCGATATCCGCGAATCCATCGCCCTCCTGCACCAGAACTACGAATTCAACCGCAAGATCGGCATTCCTCTGACCTGGGACGAGGTCTATCTGGCTCGCGCGTTGATCCTGCACGGACGCCGCGAGGACTTACCGCGCGCGCAAGCGCTGTTGCGATCGGCCGACCAGGGGTTCGCACGCTATTTCGCGCCGGGCGACGGAAGGCTGCCCGAGACCGGCGCCTATCTCGGCGACGTGCTGCGCTACCTGCAAGGTGGGCGCGCTGAAGCCGATATCGCCTTCGCCGCTGCGATCGAGCGCTATCGCGACAACGATTCCTTCGTCGCCCGCCAAGCCCTGCGCGATTCGCTGCTGTACCGCGCCTTGCACGCTTACGAAACCTGCGACCGCGACCGCGCCCTGGCCTTCCTGGATCAGGTCCTGGCCGTCGACCGGCTCAGCTTGCGCGAGCAGGACGTGGCTCCGCGCGAAAGCCGCGGCTACCTGGACGCCCTGCGCCGCCACGACCGCATGATCAACACCAGCGGCGCCTACACCATCCCCGCCTACGCGCTGGACGAAGCCAATGCGCGCGCGGCGAGTTGCCGGCCACGCTGA
- a CDS encoding tectonin domain-containing protein, which translates to MATYLMAANGNDGSFWALNSAQQALRYLGNSSVQTEASQALTGIAVANANAVFGLSAAGEVYQLVNTPYQSTPWAPMWHVSTSADGSVWGVDGNGNVFQWSNGQWEVRPNGGAYALFVAVGDGGNVWTIDNNSGWWGGPGAPYKWNGSAFAPVAGAPEAQWISIAPDGTVWLQSHDNRTLTLEGGNWRVVASNTPDLFGIAAGSGGLLYGWDFGCAYVLSGGVWQYLDSPGSCASVGVAADGTLLVDGTPVNRLAGFGAWQPLTFPNRTLDLIAINEHQMYALDVQTGRYLQWAGSTWQKIAGSNFASLSAGVDGTLWAVDRAQAIWSYDGSAWQPVPGTMAKVSVGSAQYIAGLDPSGKLFFYTGGGWQAIASPTTGAMLDVAIGADASLFAIDGANHLWSRIAPGDWSIVGTMQLQQVDAADRYHVCGVTLVDGGHNAVWSGAGVAVGADHHLHGYFKAPGWEAHQRKLREQGQQSERTQP; encoded by the coding sequence ATGGCGACGTATCTGATGGCGGCAAACGGCAACGACGGCTCGTTCTGGGCTTTGAATTCGGCCCAACAGGCGCTGCGTTACCTGGGCAATTCCTCGGTGCAGACCGAGGCCTCGCAAGCGCTGACCGGCATCGCGGTGGCCAACGCCAACGCCGTCTTCGGGCTCAGCGCCGCGGGCGAGGTCTACCAACTGGTCAACACGCCCTACCAGTCCACCCCCTGGGCGCCGATGTGGCATGTCAGCACCAGCGCCGACGGCAGCGTCTGGGGCGTGGACGGCAACGGCAACGTCTTCCAATGGAGCAACGGACAGTGGGAGGTGCGCCCCAACGGCGGCGCCTACGCGCTGTTCGTGGCGGTGGGCGACGGCGGCAACGTCTGGACCATCGACAACAACAGCGGCTGGTGGGGCGGCCCGGGGGCGCCCTACAAATGGAACGGCAGCGCATTCGCGCCGGTGGCCGGCGCGCCGGAAGCGCAATGGATCTCGATCGCGCCGGACGGCACGGTCTGGCTGCAGTCTCACGACAACCGCACGCTGACCCTGGAAGGCGGCAACTGGCGGGTGGTGGCCAGCAACACGCCGGACCTGTTCGGCATCGCCGCCGGCAGCGGCGGCCTGCTCTATGGCTGGGATTTCGGCTGCGCCTACGTGCTCAGCGGCGGCGTCTGGCAGTACCTCGACAGTCCCGGCTCCTGCGCCAGCGTCGGCGTGGCCGCCGACGGCACCCTGCTGGTCGACGGCACGCCGGTCAACCGCCTGGCCGGCTTCGGCGCCTGGCAGCCGCTGACTTTCCCGAACCGCACCCTGGACCTGATCGCGATCAACGAGCACCAGATGTACGCGCTGGACGTACAGACCGGGCGCTACCTGCAATGGGCCGGCAGCACCTGGCAGAAGATCGCCGGCAGCAACTTCGCCTCGCTCTCGGCCGGCGTGGACGGCACGCTGTGGGCGGTGGATCGCGCCCAGGCCATCTGGAGCTACGACGGCAGCGCCTGGCAGCCGGTGCCCGGCACCATGGCCAAGGTGTCGGTGGGCTCGGCGCAGTACATCGCCGGCCTGGACCCCAGCGGCAAGCTGTTCTTCTACACCGGCGGCGGTTGGCAGGCCATCGCCTCGCCCACCACCGGCGCGATGTTGGACGTGGCCATCGGCGCCGATGCCTCGTTGTTCGCCATCGACGGCGCCAACCATTTGTGGTCGCGCATCGCCCCGGGCGACTGGAGCATCGTCGGCACCATGCAGCTGCAGCAGGTGGACGCCGCCGACCGCTACCACGTCTGCGGGGTGACCCTGGTGGACGGCGGCCACAACGCGGTCTGGTCCGGCGCCGGCGTGGCGGTGGGCGCGGACCATCACCTGCACGGCTATTTCAAGGCGCCGGGTTGGGAAGCGCACCAACGCAAACTGCGCGAGCAGGGCCAGCAAAGCGAGCGCACGCAGCCGTAA
- a CDS encoding AraC family transcriptional regulator produces the protein MSIVDKALWVIERNSDSGLNLSGVAEACGVSRSHLASAFGSRTGWPLMKYLRARRLSCAAQLLAQGAPDILGVALETGYGSHEAFTRAFREQFGVPPERVRERGSTEGLALVAPLDLRARERPALPPPWLSEGPAIRAVGLSRRHSFDKVIGIPIQWQVFMASHYGRIAHRSDGIPIGLHYPADDEGGFDYVCAAEVSAFGRVPQGLTRIELPPCRYAVFEHRGHVSTLFDTYAAIWNEALPEHGWRPAPAPIVERHAPDFDPDTGEGGLSLWIPLTV, from the coding sequence ATGTCGATCGTGGACAAGGCCCTGTGGGTGATCGAGCGCAACTCGGACAGCGGGCTGAACCTGTCCGGCGTGGCCGAGGCCTGCGGCGTATCGCGCTCGCACCTGGCCAGCGCCTTCGGCAGCCGCACCGGCTGGCCGCTCATGAAATACCTGCGCGCGCGCCGCCTGAGCTGCGCGGCGCAACTGCTGGCGCAGGGCGCGCCCGACATCCTCGGCGTGGCTCTGGAAACCGGCTACGGCTCGCACGAGGCCTTCACCCGCGCCTTTCGCGAACAGTTCGGCGTGCCGCCCGAGCGCGTGCGCGAACGTGGCAGCACCGAAGGTCTGGCTCTGGTCGCACCGCTGGACCTGCGTGCGCGCGAACGGCCCGCACTGCCGCCGCCGTGGCTCAGCGAGGGACCGGCGATCCGTGCCGTCGGTCTGTCGCGCCGGCACAGTTTCGACAAGGTCATCGGCATTCCGATCCAGTGGCAGGTGTTCATGGCCTCGCACTACGGCCGCATCGCCCATCGCAGCGACGGCATTCCGATCGGCCTGCATTATCCGGCCGACGACGAGGGCGGCTTCGACTATGTCTGCGCCGCGGAAGTGAGCGCGTTCGGCCGCGTGCCGCAGGGTCTGACGCGGATCGAACTGCCGCCCTGCCGCTACGCGGTGTTCGAGCACCGCGGCCATGTATCCACCCTGTTCGACACCTACGCCGCGATCTGGAACGAGGCCCTGCCCGAGCACGGCTGGCGCCCGGCGCCGGCACCGATCGTCGAGCGCCATGCCCCCGATTTCG